A portion of the Musa acuminata AAA Group cultivar baxijiao chromosome BXJ1-1, Cavendish_Baxijiao_AAA, whole genome shotgun sequence genome contains these proteins:
- the LOC135679496 gene encoding cytokinin dehydrogenase 5-like yields the protein MSRGRIAPRPEPTCSPSTGEYYVDASGGDLQVDVLNWTLANDGLAPKSWTDYLYLSVGSTLSNAGVSGQAFHHRPQISNVHELDMVTGKGELITCSEEQNSELFHGVLGGQGQFGIIIRARIALETAPHGVRWIRILYSDFAAFTRDQELLVSLHSAHRSERFDYIEGFVIIDEGLINNWRSSFFSPKNPVKL from the exons ATGAGTCGCGGCCGGATCGCGCCCCGCCCGGAGCCGACGTGCTCGCCATCCACGGGCGAGTACTATGTCGACGCCTCGGGGGGTGATCTCCAGGTCGATGTGTTGAACTGGACGCTAGCCAACGACGGCCTCGCGCCCAAGTCGTGGACCGACTACCTCTACTTGTCGGTCGGCAGCACTCTCTCCAACGCCGGCGTAAGCGGGCAAGCCTTTCACCACAGACCTCAGATCAGCAATGTCCACGAGCTCGATATGGTCACAGGCAAGGGCGAGCTGATAACATGCTCAGAAGAGCAGAACTCAGAGTTGTTCCATGGAGTTCTCGGTGGTCAGGGACAGTTTGGGATCATCATCAGAGCCCGGATTGCACTGGAGACAGCTCCTCACGGGGTGAGATGGATCCGAATACTGTACTCCGACTTCGCGGCCTTCACCAGAGACCAGGAGCTCCTCGTCTCGCTCCACAGCGCCCACCGGAGCGAAAGGTTCGACTACATCGAAGGCTTCGTCATCATTGATGAAGGCCTCATCAACAACTGGAGGTCGTCCTTCTTCTCCCCCAAGAACCCTGTTAAG ctataa